In a genomic window of Helianthus annuus cultivar XRQ/B chromosome 10, HanXRQr2.0-SUNRISE, whole genome shotgun sequence:
- the LOC110883828 gene encoding UDP-rhamnose/UDP-galactose transporter 6 has product MTPSSKADKKAAVDIAAWMFNIVTSVGIIIVNKALMQTYGFTFATTLTGLHFVTTTLMTVVLRWLGYIQPSHLPTSDLLKFVVFANFSIVGMNVSLMWNSVGFYQIAKLSMIPVSCLLEVAFDKIRYSRDTKLSILIVLLGVAVCTVTDVSVNTKGFIAAVVAVWSTALQQYYVHHLQKKHQLSSFNLLGHTAPIQAGSLLLAGPFVDYWLTNMRVDAFKYDIASLLFLFLSCTIAIGTNLSQFICIGRFSAVTFQVLGHMKTILVLTLGFIFFGREGLNFHVVLGMIIAILGMVWYGNASSKPGGKERRSYSLPKTSQPKKDSLLEASSIDAKVVS; this is encoded by the exons ATGACTCCATCAAGTAAGGCTGATAAAAAGGCAGCAGTAGACATTGCTGCATGGATGTTCAACATAGTCACTTCTGTTGGGATCATCATCGTCAACAAAGCTTTGATGCAAACATATGGTTTCACATTTG CTACAACATTAACAGGATTACATTTTGTCACAACAACCTTGATGACTGTTGTTCTTAGGTGGCTGGGTTATATCCAACCATCTCATCTACCGACGTCAGATCTTCTGAAATTTGTCGTATTCGCTAACTTCTCTATTGTTGGAATGAATGTCAGTCTAATGTGGAACTCTGTCGGATTCTACCAG ATAGCAAAATTGAGTATGATCCCTGTATCCTGCTTGTTGGAAGTTGCGTTTGATAAGATTCGATATTCAAGAGACACAAAACTCAGTATTCTAATCGTTCTTCTGGGTGTTGCTGTCTGTACTGTTACTGATGTGAGCGTTAATACTAAAGGTTTCATTGCTGCCGTTGTTGCTGTTTGGAGTACAGCTCTTCAACAATAT TATGTGCATCATCTTCAAAAGAAACACCAATTGAGTTCTTTCAACCTGTTAGGGCACACTGCGCCCATCCAGGCTGGATCCCTGCTACTAGCGGGCCCCTTTGTTGATTACTGGTTGACAAACATGCGAGTGGATGCTTTTAAATATGATATTGCATCTCTG TTATTTTTATTCCTATCATGCACGATTGCAATCGGGACCAACTTGAGCCAATTCATCTGCATCGGGCGGTTCAGCGCGGTCACATTCCAAGTCCTCGGTCACATGAAAACCATACTCGTGCTCACACTCGGGTTCATCTTTTTTGGTAGAGAAGGGCTCAATTTTCACGTGGTTCTCGGGATGATTATAGCCATTTTGGGCATGGTTTGGTACGGTAACGCCTCATCAAAACCCGGTGGTAAAGAACGCCGATCATATTCACTTCCGAAAACCAGTCAACCGAAAAAGGACTCGCTGTTAGAAGCTTCAAGTATCGATGCCAAGGTGGTAAGCTGA